A window from Podospora bellae-mahoneyi strain CBS 112042 chromosome 1 map unlocalized CBS112042p_1, whole genome shotgun sequence encodes these proteins:
- a CDS encoding uncharacterized protein (COG:T; EggNog:ENOG503NX0R), whose translation MARQGRVRSFIAQFTPRRDSGTPTPAPASPPKSIESSCQSSPIPSKPDSRLDTSVTSPSSSPPFQTSPTLQRSPTLQESSESELPPDSTAETTPISSPEDEHAPVVKRLPPSPPPSPRPKANRRERPRSLSQTYRPLIMELSSQTPAEFLPIFSLLNSHSNKLYQEGYFLKLDDQDIKGKPNPDRTWTECFAQLVGTVLSLWDAAELDAAGDDGEVLPKFINLTDASIKMIESLPTRSADEQPLQNILSISTAGRNRYLLHFNSHHSLIQWTSGIRLAMYEHSTLQEAYTGAVVAGKGKTLNSINIIMERARVPVQEYVRVRFGAGVPWRRCWCVIEPPSEKEYQKAQKEHKKRSAYDRSHAPILKGEIRFFDTKKEAEKKKKHQKPIATITDAYAAYAIYPQAKALIDGSTLLKIEGDIHIHSEPPSSTEGFVFIMPESHPMVPGFEMLLRFLFPTWDTFGLYGRPGRLCASPRDSRSLMFAMPKHKKYGYLELLDVSGLITTDGSSSWSEREWRKKLKELTGTRMLDMEAAGDTASQSSKRLSQGGQSKPRVGFASDDGSSGRSSRSMSVTRPGTRTDSAPPDANRERAPYAMAGHGKHTRNISDTQLENHSPYPYDVDHHAVGPSAMRPADRARTFASDLAPTPERVSSEDEYPKGMAGYNLNEMQRMMTPEPVAPPPAFAHGAESRPYPKPQPSPELRREHNRLSDTTLSQLANAGGLGPGGYPDEQLRGDYTMSPQSGYNGPRGQPVQTQTTSAVTMKSDANYNGSREVLTAPTTYQGSPGSLSPRLDSLQNQSDSPLKHSVLGPDSNTTRHMNSGPSTGPSPTDSGMRPALSQQPHGNQTTQSSGPPSGRQTPPPSRADMAFNFPERSPIHRKPLLARTTSLQHKNQEPVSPISFFPPPPNRSESHSDDGASTVSPDYASTHRGSIELPVRSTERPRIGVLKSTGEDAPVSGDKAGEGYKIPDIDFGRTLNYGALPPGKVLSAPGSSHGADSGSGMESPRHATTPSGRKSPGPGPAYCHRRQESSDSFRRSVAWQPGVVPGPSTSINRSISPEQFVQQRATMHQRNPSGYALNEFRAGTPTSPYKRPNSNPASHSRSNSADLLSSGRPVSQAGMLALSSGEVSSHLSAREQEHVARMTGSPLIAIAGKKNAPQAKVGLVGAIEARERERAQMRQGIGGQAVAHAIDQRNREQHQQAQRAAQAAFAQQQAHFAAQYQGSPRPQFPLQYGPQSWPPQGMSQHGSLSGAPPVNQAFASGGGWGQQGQIGLGMSNSPPLQAPFAAATVPGGPRSGTPGRMTFQGQAF comes from the exons CACTGCAACGCTCGCCGACGCTGCAAGAGTCCTCCGAGAGCGAACTGCCGCCAGACTCGACTGCCGAAACAACACCCATCTCGTCTCCTGAAGACGAACATGCTCCAGTGGTAAAACGGCTGCCACCGTCTCCCCCACCAAGCCCTCGACCTAAAGCGAACCGACGCGAGAGACCTCGCTCCCTCTCGCAAACATACCGTCCGCTCATCATGGAATTGTCTAGTCAGACCCCAGCAGAGTTTCTGCCCATTTTTAGCCTGCTAAACAGTCACTCCAACAAGCTGTATCAGGAGGGCTACTTTCTCAAGCTTGACGACCAAGACATTA AAGGAAAACCTAACCCCGATCGAACATGGACCGAGTGCTTCGCTCAGCTTGTCGGCACTGTGTTGTCGTTGTGGGACGCCGCCGAGTTGGATGCCGCTGGTGACGACGGGGAGGTGTTGCCCAAGTTCATCAACTTGACCGATGCTTCGATCAAGATG ATCGAATCGCTTCCAACAAGGTCCGCCGATGAGCAGCCATTACAAAATATCCTCAGCATTAGCACCGCGGGCCGGAATCGCTATTTGCTTCACTTTAACTCGCACCATTCTTTGATCCAGTGGACTTCCGGCATCCGGTTGGCCATGTATGAACATTCGACACTTCAAGAGGCATACACGGGCGCCGTGGTGgccggcaagggcaagaccctcaacagcatcaacatcatcatggaaCGCGCCAGGGTTCCCGTTCAGGAATACGTCCGTGTAAGGTTCGGTGCCGGTGTTCCCTGGAGACGTTGTTGGTGTGTGATAGAACCACCCAGCGAGAAGGAGTATCAGAAGGCACAAAAGGAGCACAAGAAGCGTTCTGCCTATGACCGATCACATGCACCCATCTTAAAGGGTGAGATCAGGTTCTTCGACAccaagaaggaggccgagaagaagaagaagcaccaAAAGCCAATAGCGACCATCACCGATGCCTATGCAGCCTACGCTATTTACCCACAGGCCAAGGCGCTGATCGATGGCTCGACTCTGCTGAAAATTGAGGGTGATATCCACATCCACTCCGAACCACCATCGTCAACCGAGGGCTTCGTCTTCATCATGCCCGAGTCGCATCCGATGGTCCCTGGTTTTGAGATGTTGCTGcgcttcctcttcccaaCCTGGGACACGTTTGGTCTGTACGGTCGTCCGGGTCGGTTGTGTGCAAGCCCTAGAGACTCGCGCTCCCTCATGTTTGCGATGCCAAAGCACAAGAAATATGGATATCTCGAGTTGCTTGATGTCAGTGggctcatcaccaccgacggAAGCTCTTCTTGgtcggagagggagtggCGCAAGAAGTTGAAAGAGCTGACGGGGACTCGCATGTTGGATATGGAGGCCGCTGGAGATACCGCAAGCCAAAGCAGCAAGCGGCTAAGCCAGGGCGGACAGTCGAAGCCGAGAGTAGGTTTTGCATCGGATGATGGAAGTTCTGGGCGGTCATCAAGGTCCATGTCTGTGACTCGGCCGGGTACGCGAACAGACTCTGCACCTCCAGATGCCAACAGGGAGAGGGCACCATACGCTATGGCCGGTCATGGCAAGCACACGCGCAACATCTCGGATACCCAGCTCGAGAACCACTCACCTTACCCTTATGATGTGGATCATCACGCAGTCGGCCCTTCGGCTATGCGCCCCGCTGACCGAGCCAGGACATTTGCAAGCGATTTGGCGCCCACCCCGGAGAGGGTCAGCTCCGAAGATGAATATCCTAAAGGCATGGCTGGCTACAACCTGAACGAAATGCAGCGGATGATGACCCCCGAGCCGGtcgctccccctccagcatTTGCTCATGGCGCAGAATCTCGGCCTTATCCCAAGCCCCAACCTTCACCTGAGTTGCGTCGGGAACACAACAGGTTATCCGACACTACGCTTTCCCAGCTGGCCAACGCAGGAGGCTTGGGACCTGGAGGATACCCGGATGAGCAGCTGCGCGGTGACTACACGATGAGCCCGCAATCTGGATACAACGGCCCACGAGGTCAACCGGTACAGACACAAACCACCAGCGCCGTTACCATGAAATCAGATGCTAATTACAATGGATCTCGTGAAGTTTTGACAGCTCCTACTACCTACCAAGGCTCTCCTGGGTCCCTTTCACCGCGCCTGGATTCGTTACAAAACCAGTCAGATTCTCCCCTAAAACATTCCGTCCTAGGTCCCGATAGCAACACCACGCGACACATGAACTCTGGTCCATCAACCGGCCCCTCTCCCACTGACTCCGGTATGCGCCCTGCACTGAGTCAACAGCCACATGGAAATCAAACAACACAGTCTTCGGGCCCTCCTAGCGGCCGGCAgaccccaccaccttccaGGGCTGATATGGCGTTCAATTTTCCAGAAAGGTCCCCGATTCATCGTAAACCTCTGCTTGCTAGAACCACCAGCCTACAGCACAAGAACCAGGAACCAGTCTCTCCCATCTCCTTTTTcccgccccctccaaacaGGTCAGAAAGTCATTCCGATGATGGCGCTTCTACAGTAAGCCCTGATTACGCTAGCACGCATCGGGGTTCGATAGAACTGCCAGTGAGATCAACGGAACGGCCGCGGATCGGCGTGCTCAAGTCCACGGGTGAGGATGCGCCTGTTTCTGGTGACAAGGCTGGAGAAGGGTACAAAATTCCAGATATCGATTTTGGGCGGACTTTGAACTATGGAGCACTTCCACCTGGGAAGGTGTTGTCGGCACCAGGCTCTTCACACGGAGCTGATTCTGGATCTGGAATGGAATCTCCACGTCATGCAACCACACCCTCTGGTAGAAAATCTCCTGGCCCTGGTCCTGCGTATTGCCATCGGCGTCAAGAATCGAGCGATTCCTTTCGTCGAAGCGTGGCCTGGCAACCGGGTGTCGTACCAGGCCCCAGCACATCCATTAATAGATCAATTTCCCCTGAACAGTTTGTCCAACAACGTGCGACTATGCATCAGCGTAACCCCTCGGGCTACGCTCTCAACGAGTTTCGAGCGGGTACCCCTACATCCCCATACAAGCGGCCAAACAGTAATCCAGCATCCCATTCGCGGTCGAATTCGGCTGACCTACTCTCATCTGGTCGCCCTGTGAGCCAGGCTGGGATGCTTGCTCTGTCCAGCGGCGAAGTCTCGTCGCACTTGTCGGCACGCGAGCAAGAACACGTCGCGAGGATGACGGGCAGCCCTCTCATTGCCATCGCTGGCAAAAAGAACGCTCCCCAGGCCAAGGTTGGCCTGGTCGGTGCAATTGAGGCGCGCGAGCGTGAAAGGGCTCAGATGAGGCAAGGGATCGGTGGCCAAGCTGTTGCGCATGCTATTGATCAACGAAATCGggagcagcatcagcagGCGCAGCGAGCTGCCCAGGCTGCTTTCGCTCAGCAACAGGCTCATTTTGCAGCTCAATACCAAGGCTCCCCTCGCCCCCAGTTTCCCCTTCAGTATGGGCCACAGTCATGGCCTCCCCAAGGGATGTCTCAGCATGGCTCACTGAGTGGCGCGCCTCCGGTTAACCAAGCGTTTGCGTCTGGCGGTGGATGGGGACAGCAAGGGCAAATAGGGTTAGGAATGAGCAACTCGCCGCCATTACAGGCTCCGTTTGCAGCGGCTACGGTGCCCGGCGGTCCTCGATCTGGGACGCCGGGAAGAATGACGTTTCAAGGCCAGGCTTTTTAG